The following coding sequences are from one Capsicum annuum cultivar UCD-10X-F1 chromosome 3, UCD10Xv1.1, whole genome shotgun sequence window:
- the LOC107866215 gene encoding 21 kDa protein-like (The RefSeq protein has 3 substitutions compared to this genomic sequence): MESAYIRSNFLIGFLILVALTTSSNYLASVSAARPAVGETNTEFIRTSCKSTSYPNLCFSSLSSRASAIGVAPQLLAHESLTVSLETAQSTSAMMLKLAHGQGMTPREVGAMHDCVEELSDTVAGLRKSLGEMKQLRGKDFDLKINDIQTWVSAALTDEDTCTEGFDGKVMNGKVKTVVRGKIFEVAHLTSSALALINSLASLHG, encoded by the coding sequence ATGGAAAGTGCTTATATCCGTAGCAATTTTCtcataggttttcttattttagttGCCTTGACCACTTCTTCTAATTATTTGGCATCAGTTTCAGCAGCAAGGCCAGCTGTGGGAGAAACAAATACGGAGTTTATAAGAACATCTTGTAAGTCAACAAGTTATCCTAACCTTTGTTTCAGCTCATTATCAAGCCGTGCAAGTGCTATTGGAGTTTCCCCACAACTTCTAGCACATGAATCCCTCACCGTGAGCCTCGAAACAGCTCAATCAACATCTGCTATGATGTTGAAGTTGGCACACGGTCAAGGCATGACGCCAAGAGAGGTCGGCGCCATGCATGACTGTGTGGAGGAACTAAGTGACACAGTCGCCGGACTGAGGAAGTCATTGGGAGAAATGAAGCAACTGAGGGGCAAAGATTTTGATTTGAAAATAAATGATATTCAAACATGGGTGAGTGCTGCCTTGACGGACGAGGATACCTGCACTGAGGGGTTTGATGGAAAAGTGATGAATGGCAAAGTTAAGACAGTTGTGAGGGGAAAGATTCTTGAGGTTGCACATTTGACGAGCAATGCTTTGGCTTTGATCAACAGTCTTGCTTCCCTTCACGGCTAA